In Brassica rapa cultivar Chiifu-401-42 chromosome A06, CAAS_Brap_v3.01, whole genome shotgun sequence, a single window of DNA contains:
- the LOC103875140 gene encoding protein odr-4 homolog, with product MVKAVVGEEAKLTSTEDRLSRSAIPAEVGLVIGKLSSVLDRGFVFDLIPTPSNDAGEPACSVLETRDDKKKPSKSKSQSSESSSLSIDCDWVAEHARQVSRMLLGGVKVVGIYVWASDSSFKNSTMILCQAIKAVSDAIRHLDPALDEALLVHICYSPRRWNCRTCLLNSSITSSSLRPCDFKLGKVLSTLQRFKCNYNFNFRLPIYSKGESTRQTFTEILRQELAVHAKELKSANAMIDGDLVHNDEPCNTEGEHEIELLFPFMKDIRAEALTAKNVTGILQFGGSIYSYAYLNVKEPVSQAVADIKADITRSLHSRLDIICDEAEQDLNPPDVGDDEEAEILTIPISKSILNSSTKACHLRLPKRVLVPWLAGTHICDYLQPYESLEVVKERCMELMSMEHSSFDASKISEVETETSLMVAESMWDVITSASSAASCRLEGNVVKTSREDGSKGTGNASNASNVPMMVAIFVLLLSVILGFMLYRKD from the exons ATGGTGAAAGCAGTAGTTGGAGAAGAGGCTAAGCTCACATCTACTGAAGATCGTCTCTCTCGCTCAGCTATTCCTGCTGAG GTGGGTCTTGTGATAGGAAAGCTTAGCTCTGTTTTAGATCGTGGATTTGTGTTTGATTTGATCCCAACGCCGAGCAACGATGCTGGAGAGCCAGCATGCTCGGTTTTGGAGACCAGAGATGATAAAAAGAAGCCATCCAAGTCGAAATCTCAGTCTTCAGAGTCGTCTTCTCTGTCGATTGATTGTGATTGGGTAGCAGAACATGCCAGACAG GTATCGAGAATGCTTTTGGGTGGAGTGAAGGTGGTTGGTATCTATGTATGGGCTAGTGACAGTTCTTTTAAGAATTCAACTATGATCCTTTGCCAG GCTATTAAGGCAGTTTCAGATGCAATACGGCATTTGGATCCTGCCTTGGATGAAGCTCTTCTTGTTCACATATGCTACAGTCCAAGGAG ATGGAATTGTCGAACATGTTTGTTGAACTCAAGTATTACATCAAGTAGCCTTCGACCTTGTGACTTTAAGCTGGGAAAGGTATTAAGTACTCTGCAAAGGTTTAAGTGCAACTACAACTTTAATTTCAG ATTACCTATTTACTCCAAGGGTGAGTCAACTAGGCAAACATTTACTGAGATTCTCCGTCAAGAACTTGCAGTTCATGCAAAAGAGTTGAAGAGTGCAAATGCAATGATTGATGGGGACTTG GTGCACAACGATGAGCCTTGCAACACGGAGGGGGAGCATGAAATTGAATTGTTATTCCCATTCATGAAAGATATTAGAGCTGAGG CATTAACTGCAAAGAATGTTACTGGAATTCTACAATTTGGTGGTTCTATATACTCTTATGCCTATTTGAACGTGAAAGAACCAGTTTCACAAGCTGTTGCTGATATAAAG GCTGACATTACTAGGAGTCTGCATAGTAGATTGGACATTATCTGTGACGAGGCTGAGCAGGATCTCAATCCACCTGATGTTGgagacgatgaagaagctgagaTATTGACAATTCCCATTTCTAAATCCATATTAAACTCATCTAC aAAAGCTTGCCATCTTCGTCTTCCTAAGAGAGTTCTTGTCCCGTGGTTAGCTGGTACACACATCTGTGATTATCTACAGCCATATGAATCACTGGAG GTAGTAAAAGAACGTTGTATGGAGTTAATGTCCATGGAACATTCTTCTTTTGACGCATCAAAGATCTCAGAAGTGGAAACCGAGACGTCTTTAATGGTTGCGGAGTCTATGTGGGACGTGATAACCTCTGCGTCTTCTGCTGCCAGCTGTCGCTTAGAAGGGAATGTTGTAAAGACAAGCCGTGAAGATGGTAGCAAGGGAACGGGTAACGCCAGTAATGCATCCAATGTCCCAATGATGGTAGCGATCTTCGTGCTTTTACTCTCGGTTATATTAGGATTCATGCTTTACCGGAAGGATTAG
- the LOC103875139 gene encoding protein arginine methyltransferase NDUFAF7, mitochondrial produces MLRRLLTQTSSPRRLLSSKTPFFSKPSLSPFSSLPSSPDPPSSASSHVEESGSAAAAGTTISVDRSALFNPPDHSHEPTPDSELVKHLKSVIKFRGGPISVAEYMEEVLTNPRSGYYMNRDVFGAQGDFITSPEVSQMFGEMIGVWTVCLWEQMGKPERVNLIELGPGRGTLMVDLLRGTSKFRNFTESLHIHLVECSPALQKIQHQNLKCTDESSSEKKAVSSLAGTPVHWHATLEEVPSGVPTIIIAHEFYDALPVHQFQKTPRGWCEKMVDVGEDSQFRFVLSPQPTPAALYLVKRCTWATPEEKEKLEHVEISPKSMDLTQEIAKRIGSDGGGALIIDYGKDVIISDSLQAIREHKFVNILDYPGSADLSAYVDFPSIKHSAEEASENVTVHGPMTQSQFLGSLGINFRVDALLQNCDDEQTESLRSGYWRLVGDGEAPFWEGPDEQTPIGMGERYLAMAIVNRNQGTPAPFQ; encoded by the exons ATGCTGAGAAGATTACTGACGCAAACATCCTCTCCTCGCCGTCTTCTCTCTTCCAAGACTCCCTTCTTCTCAAAACCCTCTCTTTCACCGTTTTCCTCATTACCCTCTTCACCGGATCCACCTTCCTCGGCGAGTAGCCATGTCGAAGAGTCAGGTTCCGCCGCCGCCGCTGGAACAACCATCTCCGTCGACCGTTCCGCTCTCTTCAATCCTCCCG ACCACTCTCATGAACCCACACCGGACTCCGAGCTCGTCAAGCACCTCAAGAGCGTCATCAAG TTTCGTGGTGGGCCAATCTCAGTGGCGGAGTATATGGAGGAAGTGTTGACTAATCCTAGATCAGGTTATTACATGAACCGTGATGTGTTTGGAGCTCAAGGTGATTTCATTACTTCTCCTGAAGTTAGCCAGATGTTTGGCGAG ATGATTGGTGTTTGGACTGTTTGTCTCTGGGAGCAAATGGGAAAGCCAGAGAGGGTTAATCTCATTGAGCTAGGTCCAGGTCGAGGAACGCTCATGGTCGATCTCCTTCGT GGTACATCAAAGTTTAGAAACTTCACGGAGTCATTGCATATACACTTGGTGGAGTGCAGTCCCGCGTTGCAGAAGATTCAGCACCAGAACCTGAAGTGCACAGATGAAAGTAGTTCGGAGAAGAAAGCTGTGAGTTCATTAGCTGGGACGCCTGTGCATTGGCACGCTACTCTTGAAGAGGTACCATCAGGAG TACCGACGATAATCATAGCTCATGAGTTTTATGATGCTCTTCCAGTTCATCAGTTTCAG AAAACTCCCAGAGGTTGGTGTGAGAAGATGGTTGATGTGGGAGAAGATTCACA GTTCCGCTTTGTTCTATCCCCACAGCCCACACCTGCAGCCTTATACCTTGTGAAACGTTGCACTTGGGCTACACCTGAGGAAAAGGAGAAGCTGGAGCATGTCGAGATCAGCCCCAAATCAATGGATTTGACTCAAGAAATAGCCAAGAGAATAGGCTCTGATGGAGGTGGAGCACTAATAATCGATTACGGGAAGGATGTAATCATTTCAGACAGTCTTCAG GCTATTAGAGAACACAAGTTTGTCAACATACTGGATTATCCAGGCTCTGCGGATCTAAGTGCTTATGTCGATTTCCCTTCGATAAAACACTCTGCTGAGGAAGCTTCAG AAAATGTGACAGTCCATGGACCTATGACTCAGTCTCAGTTCTTGGGTTCGCTTGGAATAAACTTCAGAGTTGATGCGCTGCTGCAGAACTGCGACGATGAACAAACTGAGTCTTTGAGGTCAGGGTACTGGAGGCTTGTTGGAGATGGTGAGGCACCTTTCTGGGAAGGACCTGATGAACAGACGCCGATTGGAATGGGGGAGAGGTATCTTGCAATGGCTATTGTCAACCGAAACCAAGGCACTCCCGCTCCGTTCCAGTAA
- the LOC103875137 gene encoding V-type proton ATPase subunit d1: MYGFEALTFNIHGGYLEAIVRGHRAGLLTTADYNNLCQCENLDDIKMHLSATKYGSYLQNEPSPLHTTTIVEKCTLKLVDDYKHMLCQATEPMSTFLEYIRYGHMIDNVVLIVTGTLHERDVQELIEKCHPLGMFDSIATLAVAQNMRELYRLVLVDTPLAPYFSECLTSEDLDDMNIEIMRNTLYKAYLEDFYKFCQKLGGATSEIMSDLLAFEADRRAVNITINSIGTELTREDRKKLYSNFGLLYPYGHEELAICEDIDQVRGVMEKYPPYQAIFSKMSYGESQMLDKAFYEEEVRRLCLAFEQQFHYGVFFAYMRLREQEIRNLMWISECVAQNQKSRIHDSVVYMF; the protein is encoded by the exons ATGTACGGATTCGAGGCGCTTACGTTCAACATCCATGGCGGATACTTGGAGGCGATCGTGAGGGGCCACCGTGCTGGGCTTCTCACCACGGCCGATTACAACAATCTGTGCCAATGTGAGAACCTCGACGACATCAAAATGCACCTCTCCGCCACCAAGTACGGCTCTTACCTCCAGAACG AACCGTCACCTCTACATACCACCACAATCGTGGAGAAGTGTACACTCAAGCTTGTGGATGATTACAAGCATATGCTTTGCCAAGCTACTGAGCCTATGTCCACCTTCTTAGAGTACATCAG ATACGGCCACATGATTGACAATGTCGTGCTGATTGTTACTGGAACTTTGCACGAGAGAGATGTTCAAGAGTTGATTGAGAAATGTCACCCTTTAGGCATGTTTGACAG CATTGCCACATTGGCAGTTGCTCAGAACATGAGGGAGCTCTATAGGTTGGTGCTTGTTGATACTCCTCTGGCTCCTTATTTTTCTGAATGCTTGACATCTGAG GATTTGGATGACATGAACATTGAGATTATGAGGAACACCCTCTACAAAGCATACCTTGAAGATTTTTACAAGTTCTGTCAG AAACTTGGTGGGGCAACATCAGAGATAATGTCTGACCTTCTGGCCTTCGAAGCTGACAGAAGAGCTGTCAACATCACCATCAATAG CATTGGCACTGAGCTTACAAGAGAAGACAGGAAGAAACTGTACTCCAACTTTGGTCTCCT CTATCCGTATGGTCACGAGGAGCTTGCTATCTGTGAAGACATAGATCAG GTTCGTGGTGTTATGGAGAAGTACCCTCCTTACCAAGCAATATTCTCCAAGATGTCTTATGGAGAGAGCCAGATGCTTGACAAGGCATTTTATGAAGAAGAAGTCAGAAGGCTTTGCTTAGCCTTTGAGCAACAG TTCCATTACGGGGTGTTCTTTGCGTATATGAGGTTGAGGGAGCAAGAGATCAGGAACCTGATGTGGATATCCGAGTGTGTTGCACAGAACCAGAAGTCGAGGATCCACGACAGTGTCGTCTACATGTTCTGA
- the LOC103875142 gene encoding putative pentatricopeptide repeat-containing protein At3g28640 — protein sequence MFTVYTSCRFYLSNIMPFLFPRLAVKSKTFHLTTTLTMSVLSWKTLILASQRCKTLQQIKSTHASFIIHNLHRNTYAVSKLLTSLLPLPNPNKHFPYASLIFDSIQSPNAFVYDTMIRICSRTSQPHLGVRYFKLMMAEDDIAPSYLTFHFLLVACLNASLFDMCKQVHSLVVKNGVFTSDGHVQTGILRLYVEDGVCLSDARKVFDEIPHPDVVKWDVLINGYVKRGLGSEGLSVFREMLGRGIEPDKFLVTTALTACAQAGALTQGKWIHEVLEKRKWIEHDVFVGTALVDMYCKCGCLETALEVFEKLSKRNVFSWAALIGGYAGYGYGEEAIVCLEKMEREDGVKPDSVVLLAVLAACAHGGFLEEGRGILDNMEGRYGITPKHEHYSCIVDLMCRAGRLDEAVELIEEMPMKPLASVWGALLNGCRTHKNVELGELAVKNLLEVEKGNADEEEAALVQLSSIYMTSHRNGEASKIRQMIDQKGIRKAPGCSVLEVDGDVTKFVSGDASHPNLLQIHTLIHLLSVDALQIL from the coding sequence ATGTTTACAGTATACACATCTTGTCGTTTTTATTTATCAAACATCATGCCGTTTTTATTTCCGAGACTCGCCGTTAAATCAAAAACCTTTCATTTGACGACGACGTTGACGATGagtgttctctcatggaagactctAATCCTCGCGAGCCAGCGCTGCAAAACATTACAACAAATCAAATCAACACACGCGTCATTCATCATCCACAACCTCCACCGCAACACTTACGCCGTCAGCAAACTCCTCACCTCTCTTCTCCCTCTCCCAAATCCAAACAAACACTTCCCTTACGCTTCCCTCATCTTCGACTCAATCCAATCCCCCAACGCCTTCGTCTACGACACGATGATAAGAATCTGCTCTCGAACCTCACAGCCTCACTTGGGCGTACGCTATTTCAAACTAATGATGGCTGAAGATGACATAGCTCCGAGCTACCTCACGTTTCATTTCTTACTTGTCGCTTGTTTGAACGCTTCTTTGTTCGATATGTGTAAGCAAGTCCATTCCTTGGTGGTTAAAAATGGTGTCTTTACCTCGGACGGTCACGTGCAGACTGGAATCTTGAGGCTTTATGTGGAAGATGGAGTTTGTTTGTCAGATGCGCggaaggtgttcgatgaaattcCTCACCCGGATGTTGTGAAGTGGGATGTTTTGATTAACGGGTATGTTAAACGCGGGTTAGGATCAGAGGGTTTGAGTGTGTTCAGGGAGATGTTGGGTAGAGGGATAGAGCCGGATAAGTTCTTAGTTACGACAGCGTTAACGGCTTGTGCACAAGCTGGGGCTCTCACTCAGGGGAAGTGGATTCATGAGGTTTTGGAGAAGAGGAAATGGATTGAGCATGATGTGTTTGTAGGGACGGCGCTTGTTGACATGTACTGTAAGTGTGGTTGCTTAGAGACGGCTTTGGAAGTCTTTGAGAAGTTGAGTAAGAGGAATGTCTTCTCATGGGCGGCATTGATTGGAGGATACGCGGGTTATGGTTATGGTGAGGAAGCTATTGTGTGTTTGGAGAAGATGGAGCGAGAGGACGGTGTTAAGCCTGACAGTGTAGTTCTTCTTGCGGTGTTAGCCGCTTGTGCTCACGGAGGGTTTCTTGAAGAAGGCAGAGGGATTTTGGATAATATGGAAGGTCGATACGGGATCACTCCGAAGCATGAGCATTACAGCTGTATTGTTGATTTGATGTGCAGAGCTGGGAGATTAGATGAGGCGGTTGAACTTATTGAAGAAATGCCAATGAAACCGCTTGCATCTGTATGGGGTGCGTTGCTGAATGGTTGTCGGACGCACAAGAATGTTGAGCTAGGAGAACTAGCTGTTAAGAATCTTCTTGAGGTAGAGAAAGGTAATGCTGATGAAGAGGAAGCAGCTCTTGTTCAACTATCTAGTATTTACATGACTTCTCATAGAAACGGCGAGGCGTCTAAGATTCGTCAGATGATAGATCAGAAGGGAATAAGAAAGGCACCGGGATGCAGTGTGTTAGAGGTGGATGGAGATGTTACGAAATTCGTCTCGGGAGATGCGTCACACCCGAATCTGCTGCAAATACACACATTGATTCATCTTCTATCGGTTGATGCCTTGCAGATTCTGTAG